A window from Lactiplantibacillus pentosus encodes these proteins:
- a CDS encoding cysteine desulfurase — protein MVSNFEEHRADFPILDQRVNDERLVYLDNAATAQRPNQVVDALVHFYQHDNANVHRGVHTLAERATTQYEAARTKVQAFINAPKTDEIVFTKGTTDSLNLIASTYGEANIQAGDEIVISIMEHHSNLIPWQQLALKKHATLKYIELTPTGELDLADAQQKITAKTKIVSVTHASNVLGTVNPIKELAQLAHANGAIMIADGAQAAPHMPVDVQDLDVDFYAFSGHKMMGPTGIGVLYGREALLQAMPPYQYGGEMIGFVHRDNSTWAELPWKFEAGTQNIAGAIGLGAAIDYLNAIGMAQVQAHEQQLVDYLLPKLIAMPGVTVYGPQDPQRHTGVIAFNIDGLHPHDAATALDMEGVAVRAGHHCAQPLMEALGVVATARASFYLYNTQADADQLLTSLQATKEFFKHGTV, from the coding sequence ATGGTATCGAACTTTGAGGAACATCGCGCAGATTTTCCAATTTTAGATCAACGGGTCAACGATGAACGACTCGTCTACCTCGATAACGCGGCGACCGCGCAACGGCCCAATCAGGTGGTTGACGCCCTGGTTCATTTTTATCAACACGACAATGCCAACGTGCACCGCGGTGTCCATACTTTAGCTGAACGGGCGACGACACAATATGAAGCCGCTCGCACCAAGGTTCAAGCGTTCATCAACGCGCCGAAAACTGATGAGATCGTCTTCACGAAGGGCACGACCGATAGTTTGAACTTGATTGCGAGCACTTATGGTGAAGCCAACATTCAGGCCGGCGATGAAATCGTGATTTCAATCATGGAACATCACAGCAATTTGATTCCGTGGCAGCAGTTGGCGCTCAAAAAGCACGCGACCTTAAAATACATCGAGTTGACACCGACCGGCGAATTAGACCTGGCGGATGCGCAACAAAAGATTACGGCTAAAACGAAAATTGTCTCAGTCACGCATGCCAGCAACGTGTTGGGCACGGTCAATCCAATCAAAGAATTGGCACAACTGGCGCACGCAAATGGCGCCATTATGATTGCGGACGGAGCCCAGGCAGCGCCACATATGCCAGTCGACGTCCAAGACCTCGACGTTGATTTTTACGCCTTCTCAGGTCATAAAATGATGGGGCCAACTGGTATCGGTGTGCTTTATGGCCGCGAAGCCCTATTACAAGCGATGCCACCGTACCAATATGGCGGTGAGATGATTGGTTTCGTTCATCGTGACAATAGTACGTGGGCAGAATTGCCTTGGAAATTCGAGGCCGGGACACAAAATATCGCCGGTGCGATTGGTTTAGGCGCTGCCATCGATTATTTGAACGCGATTGGCATGGCCCAGGTCCAAGCCCATGAGCAGCAGTTGGTCGATTACTTATTACCGAAGCTGATTGCGATGCCGGGCGTGACCGTTTACGGCCCTCAAGATCCACAACGGCATACCGGGGTGATTGCCTTCAATATTGATGGGCTACATCCGCACGATGCCGCAACCGCGCTGGATATGGAAGGCGTAGCGGTTCGTGCTGGTCATCACTGTGCGCAACCGTTGATGGAAGCACTCGGGGTGGTAGCGACCGCCCGCGCTAGTTTTTACCTATACAACACGCAAGCTGACGCTGACCAACTATTAACGTCACTCCAAGCAACAAAGGAGTTTTTCAAACATGGGACTGTCTAA
- the sufC gene encoding Fe-S cluster assembly ATPase SufC codes for MATLEVKDLHVEVTDDEQQKSREILKGVNLSMKTGEIHAIMGPNGTGKSTLSQTIMGQPAYHVTQGDILLNGESIVNMPVDERARKGLFLGMQYPAEIQGVTNAEFLRAAMNARRAEDDQISVMAFLKELDKNLALLNMSESMTERYLNEGFSGGEKKRNEILQLLMIKPSFALLDEIDSGLDIDALQVVSKGVNSMRGDDFGSLIITHYQRLLNYIVPDVVHVMMGGRIVKTGGADLAKTLEKEGYAGLRDDLNLDVKLVDDED; via the coding sequence ATGGCAACCTTGGAAGTTAAAGATTTACACGTTGAAGTGACGGATGATGAGCAACAGAAGTCTCGTGAAATTCTAAAAGGCGTTAATTTATCGATGAAGACCGGTGAAATTCACGCGATTATGGGCCCAAATGGGACGGGTAAGTCCACTTTATCACAAACTATTATGGGACAACCAGCTTACCATGTGACGCAGGGGGACATCCTATTAAATGGTGAAAGTATCGTCAACATGCCAGTCGATGAACGGGCACGTAAAGGCCTCTTCTTGGGCATGCAGTATCCAGCTGAAATCCAAGGGGTCACAAACGCCGAATTTTTACGGGCAGCGATGAACGCGCGGCGAGCTGAAGACGATCAAATTTCGGTCATGGCCTTCTTAAAAGAGTTAGATAAGAATTTGGCCTTACTAAATATGAGCGAATCGATGACGGAACGGTATCTGAACGAAGGCTTCTCCGGTGGTGAAAAGAAACGGAACGAAATTTTGCAATTATTGATGATCAAGCCATCCTTCGCCTTACTTGATGAAATCGACTCTGGACTCGATATCGATGCACTCCAAGTGGTTTCAAAAGGGGTGAACTCAATGCGCGGCGATGATTTTGGTTCATTGATTATTACCCACTATCAACGACTACTGAACTACATCGTGCCAGACGTTGTTCACGTTATGATGGGTGGCCGGATCGTGAAGACCGGTGGCGCTGACTTAGCCAAGACGCTTGAAAAAGAAGGTTACGCTGGATTACGTGATGATTTGAACTTAGACGTCAAGCTTGTTGATGACGAAGACTAG
- the sufD gene encoding Fe-S cluster assembly protein SufD: MEATADYEAIKTTLADAANEHGEPHWLVERRLAAVDAMQGLAVPKADRFSIRDWPLTPTDQPLKFSRSDRTLATDVTAEEGHIQIVQVGQTTVTVNLPDELDEQGVILTDMFTAFREHPQLTEKHFMAKVVKTDEDRLTSYHTAFLNAGVFLYVPKGVTIKAPIEINTIQDSTRTQPLVSHVLIVAEADSHFAVTQHLTTEGDVTNIANCVVEILARGDSEVHYSAFDELGANTTAYLNRRASISRGAKVDWAIGMMNNGNTFGDFDSELIGEGAKSDAKVITVTTKSQDVCINTRVTNHGKKTDGNIVQRGVIMEKSNLIFNGIGHIIHGASGAHAEQENRVLMMSDDAHGDANPILLIDENDVLAGHAASVGQIDQNQMYYLMSRGIDKAQAQRLVIRGFLSTVIGAIPSKTVRTRLTNTIERKLEDGIEL; encoded by the coding sequence ATGGAAGCAACTGCTGATTATGAAGCAATCAAAACAACGTTAGCTGACGCGGCTAACGAACACGGCGAACCGCACTGGCTCGTTGAACGGCGGTTAGCCGCTGTCGATGCGATGCAGGGCTTGGCCGTTCCAAAAGCCGACCGGTTCAGCATTCGAGACTGGCCGCTCACCCCAACGGATCAACCCTTAAAGTTCAGTCGCTCAGACCGGACGCTGGCAACCGACGTGACCGCTGAAGAAGGTCACATCCAAATCGTGCAGGTCGGTCAGACAACGGTGACGGTCAACTTGCCAGATGAACTCGACGAACAAGGCGTGATTTTGACCGACATGTTCACCGCTTTTCGTGAACATCCGCAATTAACTGAAAAACACTTTATGGCCAAAGTCGTTAAAACGGATGAAGACCGGCTAACCAGTTATCACACTGCCTTTTTGAATGCGGGGGTCTTTCTCTACGTTCCGAAGGGTGTCACAATCAAAGCGCCCATTGAAATCAACACGATTCAAGACAGCACCCGCACCCAGCCACTGGTCAGCCACGTGCTGATCGTGGCGGAAGCGGACAGCCACTTTGCCGTTACCCAACACCTCACGACTGAGGGGGATGTGACTAACATTGCCAACTGTGTCGTTGAAATTTTAGCGCGCGGTGACAGTGAAGTGCACTATTCCGCTTTTGACGAACTCGGTGCCAATACGACGGCTTACCTCAATCGGCGGGCGTCAATCAGCCGTGGGGCAAAAGTCGACTGGGCGATTGGGATGATGAACAATGGCAATACCTTTGGTGATTTTGATTCCGAACTAATTGGTGAAGGCGCCAAGTCGGATGCCAAAGTGATCACGGTCACCACTAAGTCCCAAGATGTCTGCATCAATACCCGGGTCACTAATCACGGCAAGAAGACCGATGGCAACATCGTTCAACGTGGGGTCATCATGGAAAAATCAAATCTGATTTTTAATGGGATCGGTCATATTATCCACGGTGCATCTGGCGCCCATGCCGAACAAGAAAATCGGGTGTTGATGATGTCCGATGATGCCCATGGGGATGCCAACCCGATTCTACTGATCGATGAAAATGATGTTTTGGCCGGGCACGCAGCCAGTGTCGGTCAAATCGACCAGAATCAGATGTACTACTTGATGAGTCGGGGAATCGACAAGGCCCAAGCCCAGCGACTCGTTATTCGGGGATTCTTGAGTACCGTAATTGGTGCGATCCCATCGAAGACGGTCCGGACGCGGCTGACGAATACGATTGAAAGGAAGCTTGAAGATGGTATCGAACTTTGA
- a CDS encoding FeoA family protein translates to MLSQSVTSSQLHIQQFTGLDEQTVQRLHSLGLHVGSQLVPVRYYPFHGPVIIQIDQQRIGIRYTVFQTLIGGK, encoded by the coding sequence ATGCTAAGTCAATCAGTCACAAGCTCGCAGTTACATATTCAACAATTCACAGGTTTGGATGAGCAAACCGTTCAACGCTTGCACAGTTTAGGACTACACGTTGGCAGCCAACTCGTGCCAGTCCGCTACTACCCGTTCCATGGCCCAGTGATTATTCAAATCGACCAGCAACGTATCGGCATTCGCTATACGGTGTTCCAGACGTTGATTGGAGGCAAGTGA